In the genome of Streptomyces violaceoruber, the window GCGGGCCGGTACACCCAGGCTCTAATCTCGTGCCACAGTCCCCGCCACCTTCACGGGGCCTGCCACCCATCGCCGCACCTACACAGGAGTCACCACCGTGACCGACGTAAACGGCGCACCTGCTGATGTACTGCACACCCTGTTCCACTCGGATCAGGGGGGACATGAGCAAGTCGTGCTCTGCCAGGACCGTGCCAGCGGCCTCAAGGCCGTGATCGCCCTCCACTCCACCGCCCTGGGCCCGGCGCTCGGCGGTACCCGCTTCTACCCGTACGCGAGCGAGGCGGAGGCCGTCGCCGACGCGTTGAACCTCGCCCGCGGGATGTCGTACAAGAACGCCATGGCCGGTCTGGACCACGGTGGCGGCAAGGCCGTGATCATCGGCGATCCGGAGCAGATCAAGAGCGAGGAGCTGCTCCTCGCCTACGGCCGGTTCGTCGCCTCGCTGGGCGGCCGCTACGTCACCGCGTGCGACGTCGGCACCTACGTCGCCGACATGGACGTCGTGGCCCGCGAGTGCCGCTGGACGACCGGGCGCTCCCCGGAGAACGGCGGCGCGGGCGACTCCTCCGTGCTCACCTCCTTCGGCGTCTACCAGGGCATGCGGGCCGCCGCCCAGCACCTGTGGGGCGACCCGACGCTGCGCGACCGCACCGTCGGCATCGCGGGCGTCGGCAAGGTCGGCCACCACCTGGTCGAGCACCTGCTCGCCGAGGGCGCCCACGTCGTCGTCACGGACGTGCGCAAGGACGTCGTGCGCGGGATCACGGAGCGGCACCCGTCGGTGGTCGCCGTCGCCGACACCGACGCGCTGATCCGGGTGGAGAACCTGGACATCTACGCGCCCTGCGCGCTCGGCGGCGCGCTGAACGACGACACCGTGCCGGTGCTGACCGCCAAGGTGGTGTGCGGCGCGGCCAACAACCAGCTCGCCCACCCGGGCGTCGAGAAGGACCTCGCCGACCGCGGGATCCTCTACGCGCCGGACTACGTGGTGAACGCCGGCGGTGTCATCCAGGTCGCCGACGAGCTGCACGGGTTCGACTTCGACCGGTGCAAGGCGAAGGCCTCGAAGATCTACGACACCACGCTGGCCATATTCGCACGTGCGAAGAAGGACGGTATTCCGCCGGCCGCGGCGGCCGACCGGATCGCCGAGCAGCGGATGGCGGAGGCCCGTCCCCGGCCGTGATCCGGCGGTCACGGACGGTGGGCCGGCGGGGTCTTCCCGGGGTTTGACCGGTACCCGTCGGGGGCCAGTTGGAGAGAACTCTCACTTATCCCGGCGGGTCGACCGTCGAAAGGTGGTTAAAATCGCCTTTGACCAGCGAGGACGGGGCGCCTCGGCGGTCCTGGGCAGGGCCACGTGCTGCGGGCGACGTACCGTATGGGCGTGGGCTCAGGTACCGTGGAAGCCCTACGGACCGGTCTCTCTGCGGAGAGCCCGTTCCGGACCATGAACGCGTGTCAAGACTCTGGGGCCGTCGAGCCCCGTCGTTGAGGGGGTCGAGCCATGGGGCGCGGCCGGGCCAAGGCCAAGCAGACGAAGGTCGCCCGCCAGCTGAAGTACAACAGCGGTGGGACTGATCTCTCCCGCCTGGCCGAGGAGCTGGGCGCATCGCCGTCGAATTCGCAACCGCCGAATGGCGAGCAATTCGAGGACGATGAGCAGGACGACGACGTGTACGCAAAGTACGCCGACCTCTATGAGGACGACGACGAGGACGAGGACGGCCAGTCCCCTTCCCAACAGCGACGCGGCGCTTGACCTTGCACTGAACACCTTCCCGGTCGGTGACCTCTGTCACCGACCGGGTTCTGTGCTACCCGCGGCATCGGGGCACCTCAGGCGGCGTAGTCGCCCACCAGTGCCGCGCCGCTCTCGTGGTCTGCGCGGTCGGTGATCTCGCCGGCCACCCAGGCGTCCACACCGCGGTCGGCGAGGGCCGTCAGGGCGACGTCCGTCGACTCCTCGGGCACGATCGCGATCATGCCCACGCCCATGTTCAGGGTCTTCTCCAGCTCCAGGCGCTCCACCTTGCCGGTCCGGCCGACGAGGTCGAAGATCGCGCCCGGGGTCCAGGTGGACCGGTCGACCACGGCGTGCAGGCCGTCGGGGATCACGCGGGCCAGGTTGGCCGCGAGTCCGCCGCCGGTGACGTGGCTGAAGGCGTGGACCTCGGCGGTGCGCATGAGGGCCAGGCAGTCCAGGGAGTAGATCTTGGTCGGCTCCAGCAGCTCCTCGCCGAGGGTGCGGCCGAGACCGTCCAGGTGGGCGTCGAGCGCCAGGCCGCCCTCGTTCAGCAGGACGTGGCGGACCAGCGAGTACCCGTTCGAGTGAAGCCCGGAGGACGCCATGGCGATCACCGCGTCACCCGTACGGATGCGATCCGGTCCGAGCAGGCGGTCTGCCTCCACGACGCCCGTACCGGCGCCGGCGACGTCGAAGTCGTCCGCGCCCAGCAGGCCGGGGTGCTCGGCCGTCTCGCCGCCCACCAGGGCGCATCCCGCCAGCACACAGCCCTCGGCGATGCCCTTGACGATCGCGGCGACGCGCTCGGGGTGCACCTTGCCGACGCAGATGTAGTCGGTCATGAACAGCGGCTCGGCGCCGCACACCACGATGTCGTCCATGACCATCGCGACCAGGTCGTGACCGATGGTGTCGTAGACGCCCAGCTGACGGGCGATGTCGACCTTGGTGCCGACGCCGTCGGTGGCGGAGGCGAGCAGCGGGCGCTCGTAGTTCTTGAGGGCGGAGGCGTCGAAGAGGCCGGCGAAGCCGCCGAGGCCGCCGAGGACCTCGGGGCGCCGCGTCTTCTTGACCCATTCCTTCATGAGCTCGACGGCGCGGTCGCCCGCCTCGATGTCGACGCCGGCTGCTGCGTAGCTGGCACCAGTTGTGTCAGGCATGACGATGTGAACCTTCGTGTCGTACGGCAGGGAGGCCTTGGAAACCATGGGGAGCCGGGCGATCCGGGGAAACGGACGGCTACGGGCGACGGATGGCGTCGGCGGCGGCCGTACCGGCGGGCCCGGCGGCCAGCTCGGTCTCCAGGAGCTGCTTGCCGAGCAGCTCGGGGTCGGGAAGCTCCATCGGGTACTCGCCGTCGAAGCAGGCGCGGCACAGGTTGGGCTTGGCGATGGTGGTCGCCTCGATCATGCCGTCGATGGAGATGTACGCCAGGGAGTCGGCGCCCATCGAGGTGCCGATCTCCTCGACGCTCATGCCGTTGGCGATCAGCTCGGCGCGGGTGGCGAAGTCGATGCCGAAGAAGCAGGGCCACTTCACGGGCGGGGACGAGATCCGGATGTGGATCTCGGCGGCGCCCGCCTCGCGGAGCATGCGGACCAGGGCCCGCTGGGTGTTGCCGCGGACGATGGAGTCGTCGACGACGACCAGCCGCTTGCCCTTGATGACTTCCTTCAGGGGATTCAGCTTCAGGCGGATGCCCAGCTGGCGGATGGTCTGTGAGGGCTGGATGAAGGTCCGGCCGACATAGGCGTTCTTCACCAGGCCGTTGCCGAAGGGGATGCCGGAGGCCTCGGCGTAGCCGATCGCGGCGGGGGTGCCGGATTCCGGGGTCGCTATGACCAGATCGGCCTCCGCGGGGGCCTCCTTCGCCAGCTTGCGGCCCATCTCGACACGCGAGAGGTAGACGTTGCGGCCGGCGATGTCGGTGTCCGGGCGGGCCAGGTACACGTACTCGAAGACACAGCCCTTGGGCTTCGCTTCTGCGAATCGCGATGTCCGCAGGCCGTTCTCGTCGATGGCGACGAACTCGCCCGGCTCGATCTCCCGGACGTAGGAGGCGCCGCAGATGTCCAGGGCGGCGGACTCGGAGGCGACCACCCAGCCGCGCTCCAGGCGGCCGAGGACCAGCGGGCGGATGCCCTGCGGGTCGCGGGCGGCGTAGAGGGTGTGCTCGTCCATGAAGACGAGGGAGAAGGCGCCGCGCACCTGGGGCAGCACCTTGCCGGCCGCCTCCTCGACGGTCAGCGGCTTGCCGTCGTCGTCGACCTGGCCCGCGAGCAGCGCGGTGATCAGGTCGGTGTCGTTGGTCGCCGCGACCCGGGTGGAGCGGCCGTCCTGCTTCGGCAGGTCGGCCACCAGCCCGGCGAGCTGGGCGGTGTTGACGAGGTTGCCGTTGTGCCCGAGCGCGATGGAACCCTGCGCGGTGGCACGGAACGTCGGCTGGGCGTTCTCCCACACGGAGGCACCGGTGGTCGAGTAGCGGGCGTGACCGACCGCGATGTGACCCTGGAGCGAACCGAGCGAGGTCTCGTCGAAGACCTGGGACACCAGGCCCATGTCCTTGAAGACGAGGATCTGGGAGCCGTTGCTGACCGCGATTCCCGCGGATTCCTGGCCCCGATGCTGGAGGGCGTACAGCCCGAAGTACGTGAGCTTTGCGACCTCTTCGCCCGGAGCCCAGACACCGAAGACGCCGCAAGCGTCCTGGGGGCCCTTCTCGCCGGGAAGCAGATCGTGATTGAGTCGACCGTCACCACGTGGCACGCCTTCGAGTGTAGGCGAGATCGACCACTGGTCCGAATTGGGGATGCGGGCCCACTCATGGATCACCGATCGGCGACGGCGTGGACCGTGACACCGTCTTAGCTGGTCAGCGTGAGGGTTTCATGATCGATCCGATAGTCGATCTTGCCGTCGAAGAGGCCCAGCAGCCGCTTCTCGGCGTCCATGAGTGAGCCTTCGCACATCATTCGGGTGGTGGACGGGGCGCCGAGGGTGATACGTCCGTCGCTGACGGTGGCCCTGGCGTTGACGTGGTTGCAGGGGAGCCGCCCGGAGACGGTCTTCGCGTCCTGGTCGAAGGTGAGCCGGGCGCGGCCCTTGCCGCCCTTCTGGCCCGGGACGTCCAAGGCCCACTTCGTGCCGTGCAGCGGCGCGTCCTCCGGCCTGCTGAGCCGGACCGTGTCGCCGTCGGCGGTGGTGAGGGTCAGGCGGTCGCCCTCGCTCCCGGTGGTGAGGGGGCCGGCGGTGAGGGCGCGGCCGAGTGACTTCTCGAAGTCGGCGGGCGTCTTGGCGCAGGCCTTCTCGGTGAACACGGCGTCGCTGAGCCGGACCCGTCGACCGTCGCCCTCGCCGCCGCCGCCGTCGCCGTCGCCCTCGACGGCGGCGCGGGCGCTGAAGCTGTTGCAGCCGGTGCTGCCCGCGGCCTCGCCGCCGTCGTCGATCCGTACGTGTGCCGCGTCCGGCGCCCGGTGGGTGGTGCCGTCGACGGTGACGCTGTCGATGCTCCAGCGGACGCCGGTGACGCGCGCTCCGTCCGCGCCGACGGAACCGCTGCCGGTGCCGTCGGCCTTCTCGCTCCCGCAGGCCGCGGCGAGCGGGACGAGCGCGACGACGGCCGCCGCGGTGAGGGTCATGCTGCGCTGCTGCTTCTGCCTGTACATGCCGATTCGACGGAGACGAGGAGGGTCCGGTTCCGTCGTCCGTCCGGTGCTCCGCCTCCTCCCCCCTCTCCCCGGCCCGCGCTCAGCTCAGCAGCGGCAGCAGCGGCCCGAGATCGGCCCGCTCCCCACTCGCGCTCACCTTCGCCCCGTCCAGGGCGTCCTTCCAGGCCAGCCGTCCGGTGGCGAGCCGGATCCAGGTCAGCGGGTCGGTCTCGACGACGTTGGGCGGGGTGCCCCGGGTGTGCCGGGGGCCCTCGACGCACTGCACGACCGCGTACGGCGGGACCCGCACCTCCGTCGAGCCGCCGGGAGCCTTCACGGCGAGCGCGTCGGCCAGCAGCCGGGTGGCGGCGGCCAGCGCCTGCCGGTCGTACGGGATATCGAGGCCGGGGACCGCGGCGTTCAGGTCGTCGGTGTGCACGACCAGCTCGACGGTGCGGGTGACGACGTAGTCGGCCAGCGGCAGGGCGCCCGCGCTGGTCGGGAGCAGCCTGCTCCCGGGGTGGGTGTCGAGCCGCTCGGTGAAGCGCCGCTCCACCTCGGCGAGGTGGGCGTCCAGGTCGGAGTGCTCGGCGGCGAGCCGCCGGGCCGTCCCGGCGATGGCGTCCGCGTCGGCGGCGATGGCGAACGGCCAGTCGAGCAGCCGGCCGTCCTGCCGCACCGGCTCGGGCTCCCCCAGCAGCCGGTCCACGGCGGTCAGCGCCATCCCGACGTGCGCGACCAGCTCCCGCACGGTCCAGCCCCCGAGCCGGGTCGGCAGGCCGAGCTGCTCGGGGGTGAGGGCGCGGACGGCCGCCCGTACGTGGCCGAACTGGGCGAGGACGGCGGCACGGGTGCGGGCGGGGTCGTAGGCGCGGGGGCGTTTCCTGGCGGGCGGCATGGCGGTGAGCCTAGCCAGTCCGTTCTCCCGGACTCCGCCCCAGTCGGCTCTCTGGGACTCGCCCCAGTCGGCGCGGAACGTGGCGTGGCCGGGACGGACGACGTCCGTGCAGTGGCGGCGGGTCGTGACGTCGTCGACGTAGGCGCGGAAGACGTCCTCCATCCGCGAGGCCACGAGCTTGGCGTAACCGGGGTGGCCGAGGGTCATGGTGTGGACCTGGGGACGGCCGTCGCAGACGGAGGAGGCCCACCAGATCGGGTCCGTGGCGCCGCGGCCCGCCTTCCCCGGGACCGCCGGTTCCGGGGTCTCGCCGTCGTCGGCGCTGGTGAGCCGGAGGTTCTCGGCGACCGGGCCGGTGTAGGTGTGGAGGGAGGCGAACCACTCGCCCGGCATGTCCGGGGTGGGGAGCCAGTCGTGCGCGTCGGCCAGCTTCTCGTACACCCTGTTGGCGTGGCCGAGGGAGAGCACGAGACCGCGGCTCTCGTCCCACACCCGGCCGTCCGTGCGGCTTTCGCCGACCTCGTCCGGGTAGGGCGACCGGTCGGCGAGGCCGGTCTTCCCGTACCAGGCGCAGGTTCCCTCCGCCCGCGCCGCCGGGACGGGCCCCGCGGTCAGGGCGGGCACGTGGTCCGGGGCGTTTGCCAGGCGCTCGGCGCAGCCGAGCCGGTCGGCAAGGTTGTTGGCGGTTTCCACCTCCGTGTCGGCGAGGATGTCGCGGTCGCGGCCGCTCACCTGGCTGCCGCGCCGCGGCATCACCTCGGCCCGCGCCCACAGGGCCCGCACGGATTTGTCCTCCGCCGTCCCTTCCTCGCAGGGCAGTTGCACGGTGACCGAGGAGCCGGTGACGCGGCCGGCGATGTCGCCGCCCAGAGGCTGCGGTGGGTAGGCGGCCCGGCCGAGTATGTCGAGCGGGCCGTTCATCGGTGCGTCCGCGATCCGAGGCTGGTCGGCCGGCAGGACGCCCATCGCGCCGGTGAAGAACCAGCGGGTGCCGGTGTCGGTGCCGGCCCGTTCGCCCGCCTCCGTGCTGAAGATCTCGCAGTCGTGCGGAATCTCCGTGTCCGGGTCGAAGCTGTCGTCGTCGAGCTTCCGGTGCGTGATGGTGCCGCCCGCTTCGGAGAGGTCCAGCACCCGGCCCACGGGGACGAGTCCCCCGCAGGCCGCGTCGATGCCGCTCCCCCCGTTTCCCCGGCGGCCCCCTGGGCGCCACGATCACGGACGAAGCCAACAGGTGCCTACTCGGGAGAAGCGGGGACCGGTTCCGGTACGTCGAACACCTCGCCGTTGCGCGGAACGCCGATGCCGGTCCAGGTGAAGGGGACGCCCCGCGCGGTGTCCGGGTCGGGGCCGTCCATCAGCTGGAAGTGGACGTGCGGCTCCGTGGAGTTGCCGGTGTTGCCGCACCGGGCGAGGACCTGGCCGGCGCGGACGCGGTCGCCCTCGCGGACGGTGAAGGAACCTCGCTGGACGTGGGCGTACAGGGCGTACGTACCGTCGGCTGCTTCCAGCACCAGGTGGTTGCCGACGATGCGGCGGACCCCCGCCAGTTCCCGCACCGAGCCCTCGACGAGCATCAGGTACAGCAGCGCGGGCAGCGAGGTGCGGCTCAGGTGGTCGCGCTGACCGTCGTCGGCGCGTACGACCGTGCCGTCGGCCACCGCGAGGATCGGGGCGCCGAACGCCGGGAAGTCGCGGGGGCGCCGGGCGAGCGGCCACAGGGCTCGGAAGCCGGGGCGGGCGCCGGGCTCCGGCTCGGCTACGAGGTCGATGGCGAAGGTCTGGCCGTAGGCGTGGACGCCGTGGCTCGGGGTGCGGTCGGCCGGGCTGTTCAGCGCGGACCAACGGCCGGTGACGGGCGGGGCGACCTCGACGGGCTCGGGGGACCTGCCGGGCGCGTCCGGGGCGCCGCCGTTCCAGCGGTTGACCACCGTGATCAGGGCGTAGGCGAGGACCAGCGGCAGGAAGACGCTCCACCACGGGAATCCCGGGTCGAAGAGGACACCGACGACCACCAGGGCCAGGAAGACCAGCTGGAGCACCCGGAAGGTGATCATGGCGAGCTTGCGTGCGGACATCGTTCGTTCCCCCTTGCTCGTGACGGTCCTGACGCTCCTGACGGTCCTGACCGTCTTGGCGGTCCCGTTCAGTTCCGTGCGGTCGACAGCGCCACCAGCAGCGGTACGACCCGCCCCGGCGGCACCTCGTGACGGCCCCGGCCGGTGGTGTGCAGCCAGCCGGCGCCGGTGAGCTGGCGCAGGTGGTGGTAGATCTGGCCGGTCGTGCCCATCCCGTCCAGCTCCGCCAGCTCGGCGGCGGTGCGCCGCCCTCCGAGCACCTCCCGCAGCAGCCGCAGCCGCACGGGATGCCCCAGCGCGGCGAACACCTCGGCGGACTCGGCCCAGTCGGCGTCCAGCAGCCCTTGGGTCAGCGCTCCGTGCTGCCAGGCGTACTGCTCCCCGGTCGGCAGCCGCACCGAGCCGGTGAACAGGACACCCCCGGCCGCGGCCTTCAGTTCCGCCAACTGCTCCTTCAGGCCTTCCAGGGCCCAGAGGTCGCCCTCCTTGGGCCCGGGGGCGGGCCGGTCGGCGGCCTCCAGGGCGGCGAGGCGCCGCTCGAGGTCGGCCACACGTTGTTCCAGTTGCTCCACGAGTACGACATTACGTAGCTACGAAATTCCGCGCAAGCGTCACTCGTACGTGTGTCTGGTCGCGAAAGGAGGCCCGGGAGGACCGCGGCCCTGGAAACACTGGTCGGCGCCTGGAAGGAGGTGCAGCATGACGGTTATGGCCGAGCACACGTCTCAGATGTCGGTGGACGAGTTCGAAACGATCGCTTCCGCCGCTCCCGAGACCGTCACGTTGGAGTTCATCGACGGACGGATCGGGGTCAAGCCGGTGACCGACGGGGACCACAACAGCATCGTGTCCTGGCTGGCCAAACGCTGTATGCAGACGCGGCCCGACCTGGACCTGTACCAAACACAAGGGCTACGGGTCGACGCTTACCGGCAGAGCAGGGCGCGACCGGACGCCGTGCTGGCGCCAGAGGCTCACTTCGCGGGACACGGCGAATGGGCCGAGCCGGACGGCGCCCTCATGGTCGTCGAAGTCACGTCGTACGACTCGGACACGGACCGGCGTGACCGGCACGAGAAGCCTGCCGCGTACGGGCAGGCGGGAATCCCCGTGTATCTCCTGATCGACCGGGACGCCTGCACGGTCACGGTGCACCGCCGCCCGGACCGGCGGGTCGGTGGCTATCGCGACATCCGCCTGACGGATTTCGGGGAGACCGCGGTCCTCCCCGACCCCGTCGGCATCGAGCTCGACACGGAGATCCTCAAGAACTACGTGCGCTGAGACGACGAGGTCCCGCCCGGAACCGGACGGGACCTCGGACGTTCAGGGAGCTGCGACCACTACGCCAGCAGCCCTGGGATCGTGCTCTCGTGGGCCTCGCGCAGGTCGGTCAGGGGGAGGGTGAACTCGCCCTGGACCTCGACCGCGTCGCCGTCGACCACGCCGATGCGGGTGACCGGCAGGCCGCGGGCGCCGCACATGTCGTTGAACCGGACCTCCTCCGAGCGCGGGACGGCGACGACCGCGCGGCCCGCCGACTCCGAGAACAGGAAGGTGAAGGCGTCCAGCCCGTCCGGTACGACCAGGCGCGCGCCCTTGCCGCCCAGCAGCGCCGACTCGACGACCGCCTGGACCAGACCGCCGTCGGACAGGTCGTGCGCGGAGTCGATCATGCCGTCGCGGGAGGCGGAGATCAGGATCTCGCCCAGCAGGCGCTCCCGCTCCAGGTCGACCTTCGGAGGCAGGCCGCCGAGGTGGTCGTGGATCACCTGGGACCAGGCCGAGCCGCCGAACTCCTCACGGGTGTCGCCCAGCAGGTACAGCAGCTGGCCGTCCTCCTGGAAGGCGACCGGCGTGCGGCGGGCCACGTCGTCGATGACGCCGAGGACCGCGACCACGGGGGTCGGGTGGATGGCGGCCTCGCCCGTCTGGTTGTAGAGCGAGACGTTGCCGCCGGTCACCGGGGTGCCGAGCTGGAGGCAGCCGTCGGCCAGGCCGCGCACGGCCTCCGCGAACTGCCACATGACCGCCGGGTCCTCCGGCGAGCCGAAGTTCAGGCAGTCGGAGACCGCGAGCGGCTTCGCGCCGGTCGTCGCCACGTTGCGGTAGGCCTCCGCGAGCGCCAGCTGCGCGCCCGTGTACGGGTCGAGCTTGGCGTAGCGGCCGTTGCCGTCCGTGGCGATGGCGACGCCGAGGCCGGACTCCTCGTCCACCCGGATCATGCCCGAGTCCTCGGGCTGGGCGAGGACGGTGTTGCCCTGCACGAAGTGGTCGTACTGCTGGGTGATCCACTGCTTGGACGCCTGGTTGGGCGAGCCGACCAGCTTGAGGACCTGAGCCTTCAGCTCGTCGGACGTGCCCGGCCGGGGCAGCTTGTTCGCGTCGTCGGCCTGGAGGGCGTCCTGCCAGTCGGGTCGGGCGTAGGGGCGCTCGTAGACCGGGCCGTCGTGGGCGACGGTGCGCGGGTCGACGTCGACGATCTTGCCGCCGTGCCAGAAGATCTCGAGGCGGTCGCCGTCCGTGACCTCACCGATCACCGTGGCGATGACGTCCCACTTGTCGCAGATTTCCAGGAAGCGGTCGACCTTCTCCGGCTCGACGACCGCACACATGCGTTCCTGCGACTCGCTCATGAGGATTTCCTCGGGCGAGAGGGTCGAGTCGCGCAGCGGGACGTCGTCCAGGGTGACGCGCATGCCGCCCGAACCGTTCGACGCCAGTTCGCTGGTCGCGCAGGACAGGCCCGCCGCGCCGAGGTCCTGGATGCCGACGACCAGCTTCTCGGCGAACGCCTCCAGGGTGCACTCGATGAGGAGCTTCTCCTGGAAGGGGTCGCCGACCTGGACGGCGGGGCGCTTGGAGGGCTTCGCGTCGTCGAAGGTCTCGCTCGCCAGGATCGACGCGCCGCCGATGCCGTCGCCGCCGGTGCGGGCGCCGTACAGGATGACCTTGTTGCCCGCGCCGGACGCCTTCGCGAGGTGGATGTCCTCGTGCCGCATGACGCCGATGGCGCCGGCGTTGACCAGCGGGTTGCCCTGGTAGCAGGCGTCGAAGACGACCTCGCCGCCGATGTTGGGCAGGCCCAGGCAGTTGCCGTAGCCGCCGATGCCGGCCACGACGCCCGGCAGGACGCGCTTGGTGTCGGGGTGGTCCGCGGCACCGAAGCGCAGGGGGTCGACCACGGCCACCGGCCGCGCGCCCATCGCGATGATGTCGCGGACGATGCCGCCGACTCCCGTGGCCGCGCCCTGGTAGGGCTCGACGTACGACGGGTGGTTGTGCGACTCGACCTTGAAGGTGACCGCGTAGCCCTGGCCGACGTCGACGACGCCGGCGTTCTCGCCGATGCCGACGAGCATGGCGTCGGACTGGGGGGCCTTCTCGCCGAACTGGCGCAGGTGCACCTTGCTGCTCTTGTACGAGCAGTGCTCGGACCACATGACGGAGTACATGGCCAGCTCCGCCCCGGTGGGGCGGCGGCCGAGGATCTCGACGACCCGCTCGTACTCGTCCTTCTTCAGGCCCAGCTCGGCCCAGGGCAGCTCGACGTCGGGGGTCGCGGTCGCGTGCTCGACCGTGTCCAGAGGCGTCCGGCTCATGCGTTGACCAGCTTCTTGAGGATCGAGGTGAAGAACGGCAGGCCGTCGGTACGGCCCGTACCGATCAGCGACTCGACGGCGTGCTCGGGGTGCGGCATGAGGCCGACGACGTTCCCGGCGGCGTTGGTGATGCCGGCGATGTCGTTGAGCGAGCCGTTGGGGTTCATGTCCAGGTAGCGGAAGGCCACCCGTCCCTCGGCCTCCAGCTCGTCCAGCGTGCGCCGGTCGGCGACGTAGCGGCCGTCCATGTTCTTCAGCGGGATGTGGATCTCCTGGCCGGCGGTGTAGTCACTGGTCCAGGAGGTGTCCGCGTTCTCCACCCGCAGCTTCTGGTCGCGGCAGATGAAGTGCAGGTGGTCGTTGCCCAGCATGCCGCCGGGCAGCAGGTGGGCCTCGGTGAGGATCTGGAAGCCGTTGCAGATGCCCAGCACCGGCAGACCGGCCTTCGCCTGGTCGATGACGGTGTCCATCACCGGCGAGAAGCGCGCGATGGCGCCGGCGCGCAGATAATCGCCGTACGAGAAACCGCCGCACAGCACCACGGCGTCGACCTGCTTGAGGTCCTTGTCCTTGTGCCAGAGGGCGACGGGTTCGGCGCCCGCGACACGGATCGCGCGCTGCGTGTCCCGGTCGTCGAGACTGCCGGGGAAAGTGACGACGCCAATACGAGCGGTCACTTCGCCGCTCCCGCGACTACGTCTTCGGACTCGACCTTGACGGTGAAGTCCTCGATCACGGTGTTGGCGAGGAAGGATTCCGCAAGATCATGGATGCGGGCGAGGGCGGCGTCGTCGACCGGCCCGTCCACTTCCAGTTCGAATCGCTTTCCCTGGCGGACGTCCGAGATCCCTTCGAAACCCAGTCGCGGCA includes:
- the purS gene encoding phosphoribosylformylglycinamidine synthase subunit PurS, which encodes MARVVVDVMLKPEILDPQGQAVQRALPRLGFEGISDVRQGKRFELEVDGPVDDAALARIHDLAESFLANTVIEDFTVKVESEDVVAGAAK
- the purQ gene encoding phosphoribosylformylglycinamidine synthase subunit PurQ; translation: MTARIGVVTFPGSLDDRDTQRAIRVAGAEPVALWHKDKDLKQVDAVVLCGGFSYGDYLRAGAIARFSPVMDTVIDQAKAGLPVLGICNGFQILTEAHLLPGGMLGNDHLHFICRDQKLRVENADTSWTSDYTAGQEIHIPLKNMDGRYVADRRTLDELEAEGRVAFRYLDMNPNGSLNDIAGITNAAGNVVGLMPHPEHAVESLIGTGRTDGLPFFTSILKKLVNA
- the purL gene encoding phosphoribosylformylglycinamidine synthase subunit PurL; protein product: MSRTPLDTVEHATATPDVELPWAELGLKKDEYERVVEILGRRPTGAELAMYSVMWSEHCSYKSSKVHLRQFGEKAPQSDAMLVGIGENAGVVDVGQGYAVTFKVESHNHPSYVEPYQGAATGVGGIVRDIIAMGARPVAVVDPLRFGAADHPDTKRVLPGVVAGIGGYGNCLGLPNIGGEVVFDACYQGNPLVNAGAIGVMRHEDIHLAKASGAGNKVILYGARTGGDGIGGASILASETFDDAKPSKRPAVQVGDPFQEKLLIECTLEAFAEKLVVGIQDLGAAGLSCATSELASNGSGGMRVTLDDVPLRDSTLSPEEILMSESQERMCAVVEPEKVDRFLEICDKWDVIATVIGEVTDGDRLEIFWHGGKIVDVDPRTVAHDGPVYERPYARPDWQDALQADDANKLPRPGTSDELKAQVLKLVGSPNQASKQWITQQYDHFVQGNTVLAQPEDSGMIRVDEESGLGVAIATDGNGRYAKLDPYTGAQLALAEAYRNVATTGAKPLAVSDCLNFGSPEDPAVMWQFAEAVRGLADGCLQLGTPVTGGNVSLYNQTGEAAIHPTPVVAVLGVIDDVARRTPVAFQEDGQLLYLLGDTREEFGGSAWSQVIHDHLGGLPPKVDLERERLLGEILISASRDGMIDSAHDLSDGGLVQAVVESALLGGKGARLVVPDGLDAFTFLFSESAGRAVVAVPRSEEVRFNDMCGARGLPVTRIGVVDGDAVEVQGEFTLPLTDLREAHESTIPGLLA